In the genome of Zootoca vivipara chromosome 6, rZooViv1.1, whole genome shotgun sequence, the window CCCTGGCGGGAACGCAGGGCATAGATCACATCTCCTAAAGCTGAGAGCGATTTGTTGATGTACTGGGCCTCACGCAGCCTGCTCCCCTCTGCACCAGACCTCCCCACACGCTCAGATCCTGCCAGATCGACCAAATTCAGCTTCCCTAGGAGGAAAGAAGTCAGGCACACTTGAACTGCAATCCTGAGCATAAGCATACATACTTGCTAATAAATATGTTTAGGACTGAGCTATTAGTATTCAACAAGACTTTGGGTCTCAGCAAACAATAGCCAGAGCCACTGATGATCAAGCACCCTTCTAAGTTCACCAAGAAACCAAAGAGCTTGGCTGTATGTAGAAACTGGTGATCGAGAACCCAAGGGTTCAGCTACTGGTTCGTCCACAATGGTGGCAAACACAATGCAAAGGAACAACCCCTGGCTACCAGGCAAAGTGATGCTCAATAATGTTTCTTACAATTTATTCTGCTCAATTAAACCTGGTGGCTTACTGCATGGACCTCTCCTGGATTTTGTCTCAAGTATCAACTGGCCTGAGCTACATTGTCATTATCATCTACAAAACTCATTGACATTCCTCAGTGATCTGTTTCCTACATGATTCACTTATGACCCAGGTTAGGAGACCATGTTTCCTTCATGGTTGACAACAATTAGGAGGAAATTCCTACCAACCTGTGGTTCGTATCCCTGTACTGTAATCAATTCCCCTCACTGTGATAATCAGGAGGGCATGAGATCGGGAGCTGTGCTCGTTCAAGTAGGTGCTTTCAGTCACTCGGTTGATATGACCAAATTCAAAGACCTAGAATAagtgcacagagagagagagactgtcaaGCCACACCTGCCTTCAGCAGCCAGTTCTCACATAGGCCTCCCTCTCTGACCATCATCCCAGGCACTTGGCACCCATTCAGAGGGCAGCAGGTTGCCTGAGCAGCAGAGTGCCTTTGCAGAAATTCCCTGGCACCACATGGTCAGTGGAAGTCCTTAAGATTTGCTACACATGAAAACAGCTGAAAACTCAAAGCCcaagaaacaggaaaaaagatGCAGGCTGCACAGTAAACTCAGCACAGTGCAACATGCACAATACTGCCCATATCACATTTTTATATAATCATATAAATCAAAGCAATTTCTAGTACTTGTGTCATAAAATACTCATTAAAATTCTTCATTTATTCTTCCTGTAAATCTCATTTACAGAAGTGAGCCTTTCTGAACTTCCCTTGCCTGGACCTAGACTGGGGGGTGGTTGACTTGCTATTCAAAGTGAAGCTTCCTTGCCCGTTTTCTAACCTGGTTGATGTCTTCTACACAGTGCACAGGGAACTCTGTCAGGCCTGGCACATAGAGCTGTCCACTACCATCCGGGCACAGTTTGATATCCAACTTCTCCTGGGGCTCCTTTCCAAGCAGGTCTCTGAGAGAGGCAAGCAAGATCTTTGTAAGGCTATGTGCTCCAAAAGGACACTTTTTCAGCACAGAAAGATGGGTTAGGGATGCAGTAGGTGGGAGACGGTTGCCGAAGAAACAGTAATAAATAGACACCTAATATTTGATTGCTAAAAGAAAACCCCCACATTGGTTTTCTTGCAGCAGGATCAGGTCCCTTGCCCAAAGAGCGGTTTCATCCTCCCCAAGTTACAAATTGCAGGAggacagtgttcttcaacctgaGTGTCCAATACCAACACCATTCTAAGTGCTTTGAACAGAGGCAGAGAACAGCTAATAGAGGGAAGAACCATGGAACAAGTATTCCTCAGCCAAAGAAAAAATTTTAGCTGAACAAATTCTAACAAGTCACAATGAACTGCCTTGGCCAAGAGCGCAGCTACCCAAGAGGAACTAAATTCTGAAAACAGGGTTTTCAGAGCTTGCAGAGTTGCCACTGCAAGAGCTAATTCTGTCTCAGGGTTCAGTTCTGAAACTTGCTTCAACACCAGAGCTAGTTTCCAGAGCATCTGAATAGGCATATTAAAGCTGCCTATCGGCACATCCATCAACACCACTGGAGCCAGAAGGTTGGACTTTCATGAAGCATTCCCTTGTTATATGGGGTGGGGCCGCTTCTCCTGCAGAAAGCACAAGCTGTTCTGCCACTGAAATTGTTTTCTGGGACATTCCAAACCCTAGGGTTTTGAATCTAGAGACTAGAGGTCTTTGGCATCCTGCGGTTACCTGAGGGCTTCGTTGTAGATCTCAGCCACACTGACAGTGATCTGGTAGTTCCAGTCGGAAGCTTTTGCCTGCACTTCTGAGAAGAGAAGCTGCAGTGCCCGCTGGTTGATTCCTGGGTTTTCGGGAGTTCCCTGGTGAGGAAAATGGAAGGGAGGACATCATGTTCCTTAACATTACTTAAGAAGAAAGGAAcaccagaaagtgtgtgtgtgcgcacgcgtgtgaacacacacacacacgctaatGTCAGGCAATCCAGCACACCATCACTGACTCACTCTGCAGTACAGTCATCAATTTCCCTTCCCTCTATCCATCTCCCTGCCATCCCCAGTAGTGGGGGACACACAGTTTTtctgtaaaaatgcaaaaataataaaaccttATAAAGGCTAAAAGGTAGTATTTTGAATACCACAACCCCCCCTCAGCAAACATGGAAACACTACACAACACAGTCTGTCCCAAACAGCAGCCAGAAAGCCTAAATAGCAACTGATATTTTCAAAAGAACGAAAGGAAATTGGACCACTCCTACCCCTTGAGGCACAGCAGGTGAGAGCAAAGGATTAACCCTGCTCTTCCAGTGAAGGAGGAATCAAGACTTGTGAGAAGGTTCCCTCCTTTTCCAGTTAACCACAGGTAACCAGATTTATTTACTCCTAGTTTTGACACAGCCTTCCAAAAGAAGAGGTAACCCTTTCCTGTATACTCCACCCCTGTAACGAGTAAGAGCAGGAAGGAGTATTTTCTTTTGTAACCTAAAATTGCACAACGATGCAGCctgaaaacctctggaagagcattgAGCAGCTGCAGGGCCACATTTTAGGGACTAGCCAAATGAATATCCTATGGGGTAAGACCTCCTAGGGTGGTGTGAATAACTGGGGACGTTCATAAGGGAGAAGGTGCTTCCCAAGTTATGTGGGTCCAAGGATGCCTAGGATGCCTTTAAAAGGTCAGAACCACCATCCTGAACTGAACTTGGAAACACATTCATAGACATGTAAATATGGGCTTTGTATTCAGTCCCCCCCTCCAAACAGGCATTTAGCACTAGCTGAACAACCCCACAACAGGGCTATGGAAACTGCAGAATCAGCAAatcatttaaaaagcaactgaAAAGCAGCTCACCTCCATTGTGTATGTCTTGCCAGCACCTGTCTGGCCATAGGCGAAAATGCAAACATTGTAACCATCAATGCAGGATGTGATCAGGGCTTGAACTTCCCGGAAGACCTTTAAAACAAAGTTTGCGTAAGGCATTGGCAGAGTACTTTACTCTGCTGCCATCAGGCTCATACATATCCATGAAACTACTAAATCCAAACTAAATGAATCACAACCTCTTTACATATAAAGGAGGAAGATGAGATactacagcaacagcaacatgtCTAATTTGCCTGCTGGTAAACACATTCCTACCTAGTTAAGTAACTCAACAAATGAGACGTTTCCCTTCAAGCTACGTTCCTGCTTCTCTCACCCAACAGACATTCTTGCTAACTTAATAGGAGGACACTGTGACTATACTTACATCTTCCTGTGTTGCTTCAGGAGGGAAAACCTTGTCAAGTTCAAATGATACCAGCTTCCCTCTGTGCATCAGATGCAAGATGGCATCATCATCAGGGTCAAATGTCACCGCACTGGCAGCTTCTGGCCCATCGCCATCCTCTTTACATACTGGCCGAACACGGCCAAACACACGGATATTGCCTTAAAGGGAAATTATAGCTTTATAAATCTGAGAACAGCTGGCTTCTAGGCTCCTAGGCCACCCCACAGAGAATCACAGTGGCTGATGGTTATCTCAACCACTAAGCTATATTCCAAAAGAACCATCTTTCCAAATGGCATTTAGGGGCAGGCCAAGGTTCAGAACATTGTTTTTGGTGAAGCAGAATGTGTGCAAATCCACACTGTCTACCAGACAGCCATCAGCAAAACCACCTGAGCCACAATGAACATCCCTTGCATAAGAGATAGGAAGATATTTCCACTGCAAAGGCTCCCCCAACTCTCAAGCTGGGAACACCACCTCAGCTTCCTATCAGATAGCCTCAGCCGTCAAGTGGCATCTATGCCATGCATCAAGGAACCCATACATAGGGACCCACAAACCTTTCAACCGCACAAGTTCATTGTGACATTTCTTCCGGAGCTGCAGTTCTCTGCGGTATTTCCTCAGGAGCTCCTGATTTGTACTGTTCACCTCTTCAATGGCTTGGCCAATCTTTCAAGAGAGGACAAAAGAATTAGGGGGAATATGTCACACTGCGAGGTGGAGAATCTTACTCCTCATCTCATCCAGATCTCCTCATCTCAACTGAGCCACTCATAATTAAAAAGGAACTTTACAAACAACAGGGAAGGTGCAGCACCACACCATTTAGAGGGTGGGAATCAGCCCTGAGATTTGGAAGTGGGACAATCTTGCTGCCGGACTGACCTCAGCCTTGGCACTCTGTAGGGCTTCTTGGAGGAGAACAGGAAATTCTCTGACCTGTCGCTTCAGGCTATTGTAATCATTTGTAAGGGTTCGAAGAGCTGGCTGGAGAGTCAGGAGATTTGTCCTCACTCCTACGGAGATGAATAAATGTTCATTTAGGCAACGCTACAGACTCATACATTTTCCCATTTTCATTTGCAAAAACCATTTCTCCTCCTTAAACAAAACCACCATAAGGCAGACGCTGGCTCAAATGATCTTTGAACTGAAAGGCAGCTGCTTCTTCAAAAGCCAAACCAAGCCCTTGAGAGAAATGTTTGGCCAGCTTGAAGATACTCACCTGCCAGGTTCTCGTGGACAGCTTTCATTTCTACCTGGGCTCGAGCAAATGCTTCTTCAATGGCTCGATTCTTGTCCTCCTCCATATTCTGCATCTCCTCCAGCATCTCCTCGTGGGCCCGCTCCAACTCAGACTCATACAACGTAACCTAGGAAACACAGCAAAGGAACCTGTCAGGGTGAATAGGCCAGGATACCACTTTCCCTCTCCTCTAGAGCAGGCAAATCTCTCCAATCActtcctctctgtttctcatttttccaatcttatgttCAGTTACCCACatttctacatgggtttgcagtttaaaaaaataaaaaaatcttatgaACAGCATCTTAACCTGAATTTCTTCTTAtgacacacatttttgtgtgcaatttcccctaataaaattatatttgtatgttattttcacagttATATGCATTTGTGTGCAAACATTATCCTAGTACGGTATATGAATTTTTGAACACATTATTTGGCTAGAGAACCGTACTAAAATCTGAGaattgtgaatttcaaaggacagctgtttCAGTTCAAGTATGGTTTCAGAAAGCATGCAtgtggtaggtttgcctttaaatggaaacttaatggaatttctcccccatccctcctcTAACATCCATCAAAAAAGTCCCTTCTGCTGCCGACAGGAAGGCATTAAGACCCAGGGACAGGTTGCAAACGATCCTCCCTGGGCACACCAGTGAAGCTTGAGAGAGAGAACTGGAAATAGGGCCCTGGAGCAGCAGGTAGAGAGcctagagaggaggaagaggatactGCTGCAGAAGTACAGCAAGAGGGGGACCTAGAAGCTAAAGAATGCATAAGTCTCTTGCAAGGGACCAAAAGCAGAGAAGAAAACACCAACAAATGAAGAAGCATCCTTAGCACTTCCTGTTCTTTCCACCTGCATCATTTTGAACAAGTTGCCTGagctctgtttctctttttccacACTCAGAAAGTGCTCACCTGAGCTTTGAGCTGCACTGCTGCCTTCTGAGAGCTCTGCAGCTGCTGTTCCATCTCTTTCAGCACCTGTCTCTGCATCCCAACTTGGTCTTGCAAGTACTGGTTCCGGGACTGGGCTTCACAGAGGGCCTGCTTGGTCTTTGAGGACTCGACTTCCACGGTCTTGATTACATACTGGGGGAGGAAAAGCAAGAAACACAGCTACAGAAGTGAGACACGGATACTGTTAATTATAGATGAACtttagggtcttttccaactctacaactccgTATGAAAATAAGAGATACTCTGgatctctgactgaagctcttctgGGGAATGATGAAATCTTCAAGCAGTTTCACTTTGAGGAAACTCATGgactaaagcaggggttcccaaactacggcccagggccggatgtggcccacgcgagccaattgtgcggcccccgacaacccccaccgcccgctcttactggcaCACCGCGGTGcagttgcccatctccgggtcggCGCGGTGaaagaaatagcttgtgtgcacgcgCGGGCCGTAGGGCGGGGGGACGCgctcccatacgcatgcacacaagctatttctggtgccgcgctgacccagaagtgcaccggaaatgatgtctgtgcctgcgcagaagccatttccggtgccgcgccacaccagaaaaagcgagtgtgTGCGCGTATGGGAACGTGTTCCCCCGGCCCACCACACGATCGgcgccggaggaaccggcccgaagccgggtaagtttggggacccctggactaaagCCTTCACAGCAAGCTATTCTGCCTCACCTTAATCTGCTGAGGCTGGGCTTTGAGGCTGGCTATTGTCTCCTGGCTATCCCTCAGTCTGCGGCTGAGccgttcctcctcctctgccttctcTGCTAGGGAGTCTTTCAGCCGGAGCTCCACCTCAGCCAGGCGATTGGTTTTCTGCTCCACTTCTAGGTCCAGCTCTGACAGGCGCCCTTTCACCTCTTCTGCTTCTTGCTTTAGTTGGGCCAGCTTTTCCTGCAACTTCACATTCTCCTGAGTAGTAAACAGGGAGGAATGAATATGCCATATAATGAACATGACTGCAGCTGAGCTGAGCAGCCTGCAGCCCCACCccagcagaaagaagcaactctTTTTACCTGGCTGTGCTCGCAGTTCACGCATTTCACAGGATGCTTCTTCTTGAGCTCCTGCAGTTGTGCCTCACACATCTTCATCTCTTGTTTCAGACGCACATTTTCTGCAACCAAAAGGTCCCGGTGCTTCTCCAGATCTGTGCCACCCTAAAAAGGACATAGGAGGCAGGCAAGGTGTTAGAAGAACCTATGCAGGCAAGGTGTTAGAGGAACCTATGCACTTACTACTTTACCTACCAAGTCACCTACTGAACCTGAGGGAAATCACAAGAAAAGCTTGAAAGTTTTCCATTGAAAAAATTAacagtggaatttatttatttattttaaaaaatgtttccaccCCCACCAACTCCCAAAGGTATCTTATGTTCAAAAACATGCCGTTTGTTTGAGCAGAACAAACAGGCGATATATATATGAGTGGATCATTCCCCCTCTAATAATTTACCAGCTACAGAAGCACTgtcacctgtacagtggtacctcggtttaagtacataattggttccgaaagtatgtacttaacctgaagcaaactttcccattgaaataatggaaagtggattaatccgttccagacgggtccacggagtactcaacctgaagcgtacttaacccgaagtatgagtataattaacctgaagcgtacttaacctgaagcgaactttcccattgaaagtaatggaaagttgattaatccgttccagacgggtctacggagtacttaaactgaaagtactcaaaccgaagcgtacttaattggtatgactgtataaataaattcaaaaaaacattttcattgaTAAAGTGAGAGAAGGAATGCTTACTATGAGATCTGATTGGATGTGCAGATAACACCCCACATTCACTCTTAGATCTAATTggtttaattatatttttgttgcctcttttttctgcTTGGGTGCAGTCAAATTAGTAAGTATCTAGACTATTAGATGCAGGAACACTATCTTTTGAAGACACCAGGAGACTTCTAGAGGgtcccagtcagaggaaggaatATGGCTCAGAGACAAAGCACATGCTTTTCTTGCAGAAAGCCATGGCCAGTCTGTGgggacagcactgagctagatcagcgtttctcaaccgctgttccgcggcacactagtgtgccgcgagacgctggctggtgtgccgtgacgtgcggtgacgagaagggcgatttgcattgtcacgtgcctggcggccgccaataaacagcactgacccgccggaaagcaatatttctcctcctctttcccaaagctcagtgcaaacgagcctggcggccgccaatacacaacactaacccgacggaaagcaatatttggcaagtgtttcttacagtcataattataatatagggcggcacagagttaatttttttaactttttaaatggtggtgtgcctcgtgatttttttcacggaacaagtgtgccgtggcccaaaaaaggttgagaaacactgagctagataaaccaaCGGGCTGTTGTGGCATAAGGCATCTCCCTATGTTCCCAGAAAAATGACTCACCGGCTACACTTTGTTTGCAAACTCTCAATAAATTTAGCTGAATTGATCTAGCAGTACTGTCTGTAGGTGAGTTAATTGCCATTTTCCTTCACACCCACCAGTGCTGGTAACACCCTTATAATTTGTGCACTTGGCATTTTGCACTGTGTGGACTGTTGCTTTTGTTATACAATTATTAACATACAGTATCTGTAGTGTACTTATTACATATTATTTCCtgcatgtgtttttcttttttcttttttaagcgttccatggctttatttcgcttagttgcttactcttttttttttaatatattttttattaatcttttatcaacaaaacatacaaaatacaaaaaacatcaaaatacaaaatacaaaaatacaaaaatcaaacaacatataacagaaaaatatatcatttctcatccattttaaTAAACATTGTCTtccggcttccccaattccctactatctgattttcatttttataaacttctatagcagtttctaaatcatctttcttacccatcatgtaatccctttaGAAACTTCAAA includes:
- the KIFC3 gene encoding kinesin-like protein KIFC3 isoform X2, whose protein sequence is MLMLGFVGCWLCPEFWWEKYLVACAHPPTILPAIVLDGCISSCIRRSCFAVCTVHGPSWCSTPLHHMLIFPSSHPCWHLLCLIIISCFVAEGRFFSGKRPSLPGARQLPMVQKLVDSLAQLQEEKLQLQQELLLLQEKLSAQESSQLSQTVHLQNQTESLKDQLLEQAQEMNRLHSVLGGTDLEKHRDLLVAENVRLKQEMKMCEAQLQELKKKHPVKCVNCEHSQENVKLQEKLAQLKQEAEEVKGRLSELDLEVEQKTNRLAEVELRLKDSLAEKAEEEERLSRRLRDSQETIASLKAQPQQIKYVIKTVEVESSKTKQALCEAQSRNQYLQDQVGMQRQVLKEMEQQLQSSQKAAVQLKAQVTLYESELERAHEEMLEEMQNMEEDKNRAIEEAFARAQVEMKAVHENLAGVRTNLLTLQPALRTLTNDYNSLKRQVREFPVLLQEALQSAKAEIGQAIEEVNSTNQELLRKYRRELQLRKKCHNELVRLKGNIRVFGRVRPVCKEDGDGPEAASAVTFDPDDDAILHLMHRGKLVSFELDKVFPPEATQEDVFREVQALITSCIDGYNVCIFAYGQTGAGKTYTMEGTPENPGINQRALQLLFSEVQAKASDWNYQITVSVAEIYNEALRDLLGKEPQEKLDIKLCPDGSGQLYVPGLTEFPVHCVEDINQVFEFGHINRVTESTYLNEHSSRSHALLIITVRGIDYSTGIRTTGKLNLVDLAGSERVGRSGAEGSRLREAQYINKSLSALGDVIYALRSRQGHVPFRNSKLTYLLQDSLSGDSKTLMMVQVSPVEKNTSETLCSLKFAERVRSVELGCGSRRTELGSWTSQEHLEADSSSVTAQPCIRSQSSPRTRRASSLRARLQTSGKLRPIPV
- the KIFC3 gene encoding kinesin-like protein KIFC3 isoform X4 produces the protein MDNSEGRFFSGKRPSLPGARQLPMVQKLVDSLAQLQEEKLQLQQELLLLQEKLSAQESSQLSQTVHLQNQTESLKDQLLEQAQEMNRLHSVLGGTDLEKHRDLLVAENVRLKQEMKMCEAQLQELKKKHPVKCVNCEHSQENVKLQEKLAQLKQEAEEVKGRLSELDLEVEQKTNRLAEVELRLKDSLAEKAEEEERLSRRLRDSQETIASLKAQPQQIKYVIKTVEVESSKTKQALCEAQSRNQYLQDQVGMQRQVLKEMEQQLQSSQKAAVQLKAQVTLYESELERAHEEMLEEMQNMEEDKNRAIEEAFARAQVEMKAVHENLAGVRTNLLTLQPALRTLTNDYNSLKRQVREFPVLLQEALQSAKAEIGQAIEEVNSTNQELLRKYRRELQLRKKCHNELVRLKGNIRVFGRVRPVCKEDGDGPEAASAVTFDPDDDAILHLMHRGKLVSFELDKVFPPEATQEDVFREVQALITSCIDGYNVCIFAYGQTGAGKTYTMEGTPENPGINQRALQLLFSEVQAKASDWNYQITVSVAEIYNEALRDLLGKEPQEKLDIKLCPDGSGQLYVPGLTEFPVHCVEDINQVFEFGHINRVTESTYLNEHSSRSHALLIITVRGIDYSTGIRTTGKLNLVDLAGSERVGRSGAEGSRLREAQYINKSLSALGDVIYALRSRQGHVPFRNSKLTYLLQDSLSGDSKTLMMVQVSPVEKNTSETLCSLKFAERVRSVELGCGSRRTELGSWTSQEHLEVTSPHWFHPAFLCRSASLGLFLLHTLPTWKCFWYNLDTRQVVVG
- the KIFC3 gene encoding kinesin-like protein KIFC3 isoform X1 codes for the protein MLMLGFVGCWLCPEFWWEKYLVACAHPPTILPAIVLDGCISSCIRRSCFAVCTVHGPSWCSTPLHHMLIFPSSHPCWHLLCLIIISCFVAEGRFFSGKRPSLPGARQLPMVQKLVDSLAQLQEEKLQLQQELLLLQEKLSAQESSQLSQTVHLQNQTESLKDQLLEQAQEMNRLHSVLGGTDLEKHRDLLVAENVRLKQEMKMCEAQLQELKKKHPVKCVNCEHSQENVKLQEKLAQLKQEAEEVKGRLSELDLEVEQKTNRLAEVELRLKDSLAEKAEEEERLSRRLRDSQETIASLKAQPQQIKYVIKTVEVESSKTKQALCEAQSRNQYLQDQVGMQRQVLKEMEQQLQSSQKAAVQLKAQVTLYESELERAHEEMLEEMQNMEEDKNRAIEEAFARAQVEMKAVHENLAGVRTNLLTLQPALRTLTNDYNSLKRQVREFPVLLQEALQSAKAEIGQAIEEVNSTNQELLRKYRRELQLRKKCHNELVRLKGNIRVFGRVRPVCKEDGDGPEAASAVTFDPDDDAILHLMHRGKLVSFELDKVFPPEATQEDVFREVQALITSCIDGYNVCIFAYGQTGAGKTYTMEGTPENPGINQRALQLLFSEVQAKASDWNYQITVSVAEIYNEALRDLLGKEPQEKLDIKLCPDGSGQLYVPGLTEFPVHCVEDINQVFEFGHINRVTESTYLNEHSSRSHALLIITVRGIDYSTGIRTTGKLNLVDLAGSERVGRSGAEGSRLREAQYINKSLSALGDVIYALRSRQGHVPFRNSKLTYLLQDSLSGDSKTLMMVQVSPVEKNTSETLCSLKFAERVRSVELGCGSRRTELGSWTSQEHLEVTSPHWFHPAFLCRSASLGLFLLHTLPTWKCFWYNLDTRQVVVG
- the KIFC3 gene encoding kinesin-like protein KIFC3 isoform X3, which codes for MLMLGFVGCWLCPEFWWEKYLVACAHPPTILPAIVLDGCISSCIRRSCFAVCTVHGPSWCSTPLHHMLIFPSSHPCWHLLCLIIISCFVAEGRFFSGKRPSLPGARQLPMVQKLVDSLAQLQEEKLQLQQELLLLQEKLSAQESSQLSQTVHLQNQTESLKDQLLEQAQEMNRLHSVLGGTDLEKHRDLLVAENVRLKQEMKMCEAQLQELKKKHPVKCVNCEHSQENVKLQEKLAQLKQEAEEVKGRLSELDLEVEQKTNRLAEVELRLKDSLAEKAEEEERLSRRLRDSQETIASLKAQPQQIKYVIKTVEVESSKTKQALCEAQSRNQYLQDQVGMQRQVLKEMEQQLQSSQKAAVQLKAQVTLYESELERAHEEMLEEMQNMEEDKNRAIEEAFARAQVEMKAVHENLAGVRTNLLTLQPALRTLTNDYNSLKRQVREFPVLLQEALQSAKAEIGQAIEEVNSTNQELLRKYRRELQLRKKCHNELVRLKGNIRVFGRVRPVCKEDGDGPEAASAVTFDPDDDAILHLMHRGKLVSFELDKVFPPEATQEDVFREVQALITSCIDGYNVCIFAYGQTGAGKTYTMEGTPENPGINQRALQLLFSEVQAKASDWNYQITVSVAEIYNEALRDLLGKEPQEKLDIKLCPDGSGQLYVPGLTEFPVHCVEDINQVFEFGHINRVTESTYLNEHSSRSHALLIITVRGIDYSTGIRTTGKLNLVDLAGSERVGRSGAEGSRLREAQYINKSLSALGDVIYALRSRQGHVPFRNSKLTYLLQDSLSGDSKTLMMVQVSPVEKNTSETLCSLKFAERVRSVELGCGSRRTELGSWTSQEHLEADSSSVTAQPCIRSQSSPRTRRASSLRARLQTSAWN
- the KIFC3 gene encoding kinesin-like protein KIFC3 isoform X5, producing the protein MDNSEGRFFSGKRPSLPGARQLPMVQKLVDSLAQLQEEKLQLQQELLLLQEKLSAQESSQLSQTVHLQNQTESLKDQLLEQAQEMNRLHSVLGGTDLEKHRDLLVAENVRLKQEMKMCEAQLQELKKKHPVKCVNCEHSQENVKLQEKLAQLKQEAEEVKGRLSELDLEVEQKTNRLAEVELRLKDSLAEKAEEEERLSRRLRDSQETIASLKAQPQQIKYVIKTVEVESSKTKQALCEAQSRNQYLQDQVGMQRQVLKEMEQQLQSSQKAAVQLKAQVTLYESELERAHEEMLEEMQNMEEDKNRAIEEAFARAQVEMKAVHENLAGVRTNLLTLQPALRTLTNDYNSLKRQVREFPVLLQEALQSAKAEIGQAIEEVNSTNQELLRKYRRELQLRKKCHNELVRLKGNIRVFGRVRPVCKEDGDGPEAASAVTFDPDDDAILHLMHRGKLVSFELDKVFPPEATQEDVFREVQALITSCIDGYNVCIFAYGQTGAGKTYTMEGTPENPGINQRALQLLFSEVQAKASDWNYQITVSVAEIYNEALRDLLGKEPQEKLDIKLCPDGSGQLYVPGLTEFPVHCVEDINQVFEFGHINRVTESTYLNEHSSRSHALLIITVRGIDYSTGIRTTGKLNLVDLAGSERVGRSGAEGSRLREAQYINKSLSALGDVIYALRSRQGHVPFRNSKLTYLLQDSLSGDSKTLMMVQVSPVEKNTSETLCSLKFAERVRSVELGCGSRRTELGSWTSQEHLEADSSSVTAQPCIRSQSSPRTRRASSLRARLQTSGKLRPIPV
- the KIFC3 gene encoding kinesin-like protein KIFC3 isoform X6, encoding MVQKLVDSLAQLQEEKLQLQQELLLLQEKLSAQESSQLSQTVHLQNQTESLKDQLLEQAQEMNRLHSVLGGTDLEKHRDLLVAENVRLKQEMKMCEAQLQELKKKHPVKCVNCEHSQENVKLQEKLAQLKQEAEEVKGRLSELDLEVEQKTNRLAEVELRLKDSLAEKAEEEERLSRRLRDSQETIASLKAQPQQIKYVIKTVEVESSKTKQALCEAQSRNQYLQDQVGMQRQVLKEMEQQLQSSQKAAVQLKAQVTLYESELERAHEEMLEEMQNMEEDKNRAIEEAFARAQVEMKAVHENLAGVRTNLLTLQPALRTLTNDYNSLKRQVREFPVLLQEALQSAKAEIGQAIEEVNSTNQELLRKYRRELQLRKKCHNELVRLKGNIRVFGRVRPVCKEDGDGPEAASAVTFDPDDDAILHLMHRGKLVSFELDKVFPPEATQEDVFREVQALITSCIDGYNVCIFAYGQTGAGKTYTMEGTPENPGINQRALQLLFSEVQAKASDWNYQITVSVAEIYNEALRDLLGKEPQEKLDIKLCPDGSGQLYVPGLTEFPVHCVEDINQVFEFGHINRVTESTYLNEHSSRSHALLIITVRGIDYSTGIRTTGKLNLVDLAGSERVGRSGAEGSRLREAQYINKSLSALGDVIYALRSRQGHVPFRNSKLTYLLQDSLSGDSKTLMMVQVSPVEKNTSETLCSLKFAERVRSVELGCGSRRTELGSWTSQEHLEVTSPHWFHPAFLCRSASLGLFLLHTLPTWKCFWYNLDTRQVVVG